Proteins from one Cryptomeria japonica chromosome 4, Sugi_1.0, whole genome shotgun sequence genomic window:
- the LOC131060380 gene encoding uncharacterized protein LOC131060380: MIFFICCVCGWGILNGAQRRAIVRRAIHPSKWLIGVALLQRRKYCHVGLYFAVAFLYVFPLICKEVSAAPYGIQRGAQQYLGSRIALWLDRHSGIVTAKFFI; encoded by the exons ATGATATTTTTTATATGTTGTGTCTGTGGATGGGGAATTTTGAATGGGGCACAGAGGAGAGCAATAGTGAGGAGAGCTATACATCCTAGCAAGTGGCTGATTGGAGTTGCACTGCTGCAGCGAAGAAAATACTGTCATGTAGGATTATATTTTGCAGTCGCATTTCTTTATGTTTTTCCTCTAATATGCAAGGAGGTATCAGCAGCACCATATGGAATTCAAAGAGGGGCTCAACAATATTTGGGGTCTCGGATAGCTCTCTGGCTTGACAGGCACTCAG GTATTGTAACAGCAAAGTTCTTCATATGA